A genome region from Cetobacterium sp. ZOR0034 includes the following:
- a CDS encoding NupC/NupG family nucleoside CNT transporter codes for MSILRSIFGIFAILFLGYLLSYDRKNIKWRTIVAGFALQFVFAFIVMKTSGGAYVLESVSNGFNKIIAQANEGIQFVFGGLYGPGSNIAFVFAFNVLPLIIFFGALISVLYHLGIMQLVIKYIGGGISKLLGTKDAESVSAAANIFLGQTEAPLVIKPYIANLSRSQLFAVLTCGVASVSGSTLAAYAALGVPMKYLIAGSFMAAPSGLVFAKLIMPETQADSEEEKIEFTKSDSVNVIEAAAKGTIDGMNIALIIGAILISFIALVSLVNMILGGIGDIFGIKITLQIILGYIFAPITYAMGIPWNEAVYTGSLLGQKMVLNEFVAYVDFTQNLSGLSEKTIAIMSFALLGFANVASLGLQIGALGAIAPNRRSEIAQVGMRAVLGGFLASLLNGVIAGVFF; via the coding sequence GTGTCTATACTGAGAAGTATATTCGGGATTTTTGCAATTTTATTTTTAGGTTATCTTCTATCTTATGATAGAAAAAATATCAAATGGAGAACTATCGTAGCTGGATTTGCACTTCAATTTGTTTTTGCTTTTATTGTTATGAAAACTTCAGGTGGAGCTTACGTTCTTGAGTCTGTTTCAAATGGATTCAACAAAATAATTGCACAAGCCAACGAGGGAATACAATTCGTTTTTGGTGGCCTTTATGGTCCAGGAAGTAACATCGCTTTCGTTTTCGCTTTTAATGTTTTACCACTTATTATTTTCTTTGGTGCTTTAATTTCTGTTTTATATCACCTTGGAATTATGCAATTAGTTATTAAATATATTGGTGGAGGAATTTCTAAGCTATTAGGAACTAAAGACGCTGAATCTGTATCTGCTGCTGCTAATATTTTCTTAGGTCAAACAGAAGCTCCATTAGTAATTAAACCTTACATCGCAAATTTAAGTAGATCTCAACTTTTCGCTGTATTGACTTGTGGTGTTGCATCTGTATCAGGTTCAACTCTTGCTGCTTATGCGGCCCTTGGAGTTCCTATGAAGTATCTTATTGCAGGATCTTTCATGGCTGCACCAAGTGGATTAGTTTTTGCTAAATTAATTATGCCTGAAACTCAAGCTGATTCGGAAGAAGAAAAAATTGAGTTTACAAAAAGTGATTCTGTCAACGTAATCGAAGCTGCTGCTAAAGGAACAATTGATGGTATGAATATCGCTCTTATAATCGGAGCTATTTTAATATCTTTCATCGCTTTAGTTTCACTAGTTAATATGATTTTAGGTGGCATTGGTGATATTTTTGGAATCAAAATAACTCTACAGATTATTTTAGGTTACATATTCGCACCTATAACTTACGCTATGGGAATTCCATGGAATGAAGCTGTTTACACAGGAAGTTTATTAGGACAAAAAATGGTACTTAATGAATTCGTTGCTTATGTAGATTTCACTCAAAATTTATCAGGTCTTTCTGAAAAGACAATTGCTATTATGAGTTTTGCTCTTCTTGGATTCGCTAACGTAGCGTCTTTAGGACTACAAATAGGTGCTTTAGGTGCTATTGCTCCTAATAGAAGAAGTGAAATTGCTCAAGTTGGTATGAGAGCTGTTTTAGGTGGTTTCTTAGCTTCACTTTTAAACGGAGTTATTGCTGGAGTATTTTTCTAA
- the yaaA gene encoding S4 domain-containing protein YaaA: MQEIKISTEFIKLDQFLKFTGEIGTGGQAKELILDGQVKVNGEVEERRGKKLYPGDKVEFLGLVFVVA; encoded by the coding sequence ATGCAAGAAATAAAAATTTCTACTGAGTTTATAAAATTAGATCAGTTTCTTAAATTTACTGGTGAAATTGGAACTGGTGGACAAGCAAAAGAGCTTATTTTAGATGGTCAAGTAAAAGTAAATGGCGAAGTGGAAGAAAGACGTGGAAAAAAACTATATCCAGGAGATAAGGTTGAATTTTTAGGATTGGTATTTGTTGTAGCTTAA
- a CDS encoding DNA replication/repair protein RecF yields MEILEMNYINFRNLEDRNIQFSPRFNLFFGKNGQGKTSILEAIYFSATGKSFRTSKNIELIKYNRDKMGSYISYRDLISEKTLSVKLDRKNKEYKYNGKKTSFDEFYGKVNVVTFIPEDIELIVGSPSFRRSFFDAEIAQSNYEYFQNLRDFNKILKIRNKYLKEKKVKDEIFSIYEDEFIKLAAKIVLKRIEYVKNISIILNLNYRKLFDNKKELSLKYESFIGEFKGLNLSKIEEKIREKIGTFKSQEIKYGYSLVGPQRDDFKFILNTKEAKSYSSQGEKKSIIFALKLSEIDMVIKEKRETPIFLIDDISSYFDSIRKDSIINYLKKRELQVFISSTTDLNIESKNFRIDKGEIQDGHYECE; encoded by the coding sequence TTGGAAATTCTTGAGATGAATTATATAAATTTTAGAAATCTTGAAGATAGAAACATACAATTTTCTCCAAGATTTAATCTTTTCTTTGGAAAAAACGGTCAGGGAAAAACAAGTATTCTTGAAGCTATCTATTTTAGTGCTACAGGAAAAAGTTTTAGAACCTCAAAAAACATTGAATTAATCAAATATAATAGAGATAAGATGGGAAGTTATATTTCCTATAGAGATTTAATTTCTGAAAAAACATTAAGCGTGAAGCTTGATAGAAAAAATAAAGAATATAAATACAATGGAAAAAAAACATCTTTTGATGAATTTTATGGGAAAGTAAATGTAGTAACATTTATTCCAGAAGATATTGAATTAATTGTAGGAAGTCCAAGTTTTAGAAGATCATTTTTTGATGCTGAAATAGCTCAAAGTAATTATGAATATTTTCAAAATTTGAGAGATTTTAATAAAATCTTGAAAATACGAAATAAATATTTGAAAGAAAAAAAAGTTAAAGATGAAATTTTTTCAATATACGAGGATGAATTTATAAAATTAGCAGCTAAGATTGTTTTGAAAAGAATAGAATATGTAAAAAATATATCAATAATATTAAATTTAAATTATCGAAAACTTTTTGATAATAAAAAAGAGTTAAGTTTAAAATATGAAAGCTTTATTGGCGAATTTAAGGGATTAAATCTCTCGAAAATAGAGGAAAAAATAAGAGAGAAAATAGGAACGTTTAAATCACAAGAAATTAAATATGGATACTCTTTAGTTGGACCACAAAGAGATGATTTTAAGTTTATTTTAAATACAAAAGAAGCAAAATCATATTCTTCCCAAGGAGAAAAAAAATCAATAATTTTTGCTTTGAAGTTATCTGAAATAGATATGGTTATAAAAGAAAAAAGAGAAACACCTATTTTTCTAATTGATGATATATCATCTTATTTTGACTCTATAAGAAAAGATAGTATTATAAACTATCTAAAAAAAAGAGAATTACAAGTTTTCATTAGCTCAACAACAGATTTAAATATAGAATCTAAAAACTTTAGGATTGATAAAGGAGAGATTCAAGATGGACATTATGAATGTGAGTGA
- a CDS encoding DUF721 domain-containing protein encodes MDIMNVSEAVEEAIIKSRKLKEGIIRGHWREIVDKLSDKSEPLWIKDGVLYVLVEDSVYLHHMSMNKNKYLRKVQDILKKDYVKDIRFKISKIQNLDYSDYMSNEIEANRNVEFISELRDLTLEEKIDVLKRKSKERELALVSKGYKKCDICGMMFLGDEEICKPCSLKDVVDKLLEDKDDNE; translated from the coding sequence ATGGACATTATGAATGTGAGTGAGGCTGTAGAAGAAGCTATTATTAAAAGTAGAAAGTTAAAAGAGGGAATAATAAGAGGTCATTGGCGAGAAATTGTTGATAAACTTTCTGATAAAAGTGAGCCGCTTTGGATAAAAGATGGAGTGTTGTATGTACTTGTTGAAGATAGTGTGTACCTTCACCATATGTCTATGAACAAAAATAAATATTTGAGAAAAGTTCAGGATATTTTAAAAAAAGATTATGTTAAAGATATAAGATTTAAGATTTCAAAAATTCAGAATTTAGATTATTCTGATTATATGAGCAACGAGATTGAAGCAAATAGAAATGTCGAGTTTATTTCTGAACTAAGAGATTTAACTTTAGAAGAAAAAATAGATGTTTTAAAAAGAAAATCAAAAGAAAGAGAGCTGGCATTAGTATCGAAGGGATATAAAAAATGTGATATTTGCGGAATGATGTTTTTAGGAGATGAGGAAATTTGTAAGCCTTGCTCCTTAAAGGATGTCGTAGATAAGCTATTGGAGGATAAAGATGACAACGAATAA
- the gyrB gene encoding DNA topoisomerase (ATP-hydrolyzing) subunit B, giving the protein MTTNNYQAENITVLEGLEAVRKRPGMYIGTTSERGLHHLVWEIVDNSVDEALAGFATKIEVSILPDNIIEVTDNGRGIPVDIHPKYGKSALEIVLTVLHAGGKFENNNYKVSGGLHGVGVSVVNALSEWTEVTVRKAGKVYYQKYNRGVPEKDVAEIGVAEDSGTTVRFKADYEIFETLVYSFSTLETRLRELAYLNRGLNIVLSDLRKETPKTVNLEFEGGILDYIKEIEKDSTAIIKTPFYMSGEVDNVSVEIAMTYNTNQRETIYSFVNNINTHEGGTHVSGFRTALTRVINDLGKSTGLIKDKDGKLQGSDIREGLTAIVSVKVPQPQFEGQTKTKLGNSEVTGIVSTVAGAQIKMYLEDAPNDLKVIIDKILNSKRAREAAQRARELVLRKSALDIGSLPGKLADCSSKNSEECEVYIVEGDSAGGSAKQGRDRGFQAILPLRGKIINVEKSGLHKALENAEIRAMATAFGTGIGDNFNIEKLRYGKIIIMTDADVDGAHIRTLILTFFYRYMVELIHNGNIYIAQPPLYKVTQGRTVSYAYSDRQLKEMVAGLEGDDKRYNLQRYKGLGEMNPEQLWETTMDPDTRTLLKVTIDDAREADILFDKLMGDRVEPRKEFIEEHAEFVKNLDI; this is encoded by the coding sequence ATGACAACGAATAATTATCAAGCAGAAAATATTACAGTTTTGGAAGGATTGGAAGCTGTAAGAAAAAGACCTGGTATGTATATCGGAACTACTTCAGAAAGAGGACTACATCATCTAGTTTGGGAGATTGTGGATAACTCGGTGGATGAGGCGTTAGCTGGATTCGCAACAAAAATTGAAGTTTCAATATTACCAGATAATATAATAGAAGTAACGGATAATGGAAGAGGAATTCCAGTAGATATCCATCCAAAGTATGGAAAGTCAGCATTAGAGATAGTATTAACGGTTCTTCATGCTGGAGGAAAGTTTGAAAATAATAACTATAAGGTTTCTGGAGGGCTTCATGGAGTTGGAGTTTCGGTAGTTAACGCTCTTTCTGAATGGACTGAAGTAACTGTAAGAAAAGCTGGAAAAGTATATTATCAAAAATATAATAGAGGAGTACCAGAAAAAGATGTTGCAGAAATTGGTGTTGCAGAAGATAGTGGAACAACTGTAAGATTTAAAGCTGATTATGAAATTTTTGAAACTTTAGTTTATAGTTTCTCAACTTTAGAAACAAGATTAAGAGAGTTAGCTTATTTAAATAGAGGATTAAATATAGTTTTATCTGATTTAAGAAAAGAAACTCCAAAAACAGTAAATTTAGAGTTCGAAGGTGGAATTTTAGATTATATAAAAGAGATTGAGAAAGATAGTACAGCAATAATAAAAACACCATTCTATATGAGTGGAGAAGTTGATAATGTTTCTGTAGAGATTGCAATGACTTATAATACAAATCAAAGAGAAACAATATACTCATTTGTTAACAATATAAATACTCATGAGGGTGGAACTCATGTAAGTGGATTTAGAACAGCTTTAACAAGAGTGATAAATGATTTAGGAAAAAGTACAGGGCTAATCAAAGATAAGGATGGGAAACTTCAAGGATCGGATATTAGAGAAGGTTTAACAGCGATAGTATCTGTAAAAGTACCTCAACCTCAATTTGAAGGACAAACAAAAACAAAGCTAGGTAATAGTGAAGTAACTGGTATTGTTTCAACTGTTGCAGGTGCTCAAATAAAGATGTATTTAGAAGATGCACCAAATGATTTAAAAGTTATAATTGATAAAATTTTAAATTCAAAGAGAGCTAGAGAGGCAGCACAAAGAGCTAGAGAGTTAGTTCTTAGAAAATCAGCACTTGATATAGGATCTTTACCTGGAAAATTAGCAGATTGTTCGTCTAAAAACTCTGAAGAATGTGAAGTTTATATAGTTGAGGGAGATTCAGCAGGTGGATCAGCAAAGCAAGGAAGAGATAGAGGATTCCAAGCAATTTTACCTCTAAGAGGAAAAATTATAAACGTTGAGAAATCAGGATTACATAAGGCTTTAGAAAATGCTGAAATCAGAGCTATGGCAACAGCGTTTGGAACAGGAATTGGAGATAATTTTAATATCGAGAAATTAAGATATGGAAAAATAATAATAATGACCGATGCCGATGTCGATGGAGCTCATATAAGAACTTTAATTTTAACGTTCTTCTATAGATATATGGTAGAGTTAATCCATAATGGAAATATTTATATAGCTCAACCACCATTATATAAAGTAACTCAAGGTAGAACAGTATCATATGCATATAGTGATAGACAGCTTAAAGAGATGGTAGCTGGTCTTGAGGGTGACGATAAAAGATATAATCTTCAAAGATATAAAGGTCTAGGAGAGATGAATCCTGAGCAACTTTGGGAAACAACTATGGATCCAGATACAAGAACTCTATTAAAGGTTACGATAGATGATGCAAGAGAAGCAGATATACTATTTGACAAATTGATGGGAGATAGAGTTGAACCGAGAAAAGAGTTTATTGAAGAACACGCAGAGTTCGTAAAAAATCTGGATATATAA